A single window of Polaribacter sp. SA4-10 DNA harbors:
- a CDS encoding class I SAM-dependent methyltransferase: MRIITLDDFIDTYFKILQRGSSFFFSKFTFNREKRTKSAFDNTSFISSYFWTIPKVLERWNFLISGHKDINYIEYLTEDFLKDKSGLRLLSLGSGICNREIELAEHNDIFKEIVCLDIADNLLQIASKSAIEKNVKNIKFIAKNIDDFEFKENEFDIIFFKSSLHHFDKIETFLSGKIKHTLKPNGFLIINEFVGSTRHQFSKNQISAINDTISLIPKKYRTRFKSNLHKNKYRGVGILKMIIADPSECIDSSSIMPSIHANYKTIIEKPYGGNLLMSALRDISHHFYEINQEKEKILNELFLLEDNYLKSNPSDFVFGIYENEK, from the coding sequence ATGAGAATAATTACATTAGATGATTTCATAGATACTTACTTTAAAATACTACAAAGAGGTAGTAGTTTCTTCTTTTCAAAATTCACTTTTAATAGAGAGAAAAGAACAAAAAGCGCTTTTGATAATACCTCGTTCATCTCTTCTTACTTTTGGACGATTCCTAAGGTTTTAGAACGTTGGAATTTTTTGATATCTGGGCATAAAGATATAAATTACATTGAATATTTGACTGAAGATTTTCTAAAAGACAAGTCTGGATTAAGACTTCTCTCATTAGGGTCAGGTATTTGTAACCGAGAAATAGAATTAGCTGAACACAATGATATTTTCAAAGAGATTGTTTGTTTAGATATTGCTGATAATTTATTACAAATTGCTTCAAAAAGCGCAATAGAAAAAAATGTAAAAAATATTAAATTTATTGCTAAAAATATTGATGATTTCGAATTTAAAGAAAATGAATTTGATATTATCTTTTTTAAATCTTCACTACATCATTTTGATAAAATTGAAACTTTTTTATCTGGTAAAATAAAGCATACTTTAAAACCCAATGGGTTTTTAATAATTAATGAATTTGTAGGGTCTACAAGGCATCAATTCTCAAAAAATCAAATTAGTGCTATCAATGATACAATATCTTTGATTCCAAAAAAATATAGAACACGATTTAAAAGTAATTTGCATAAAAACAAATATAGAGGGGTAGGAATACTAAAAATGATTATAGCAGACCCTTCTGAATGTATTGACTCTAGTAGTATTATGCCTTCAATTCATGCAAATTATAAGACTATTATTGAGAAACCTTATGGAGGTAATTTATTAATGAGTGCTTTAAGGGATATCTCTCATCACTTTTATGAAATAAACCAAGAAAAGGAAAAAATTTTAAATGAACTTTTTTTATTAGAAGATAATTATTTAAAAAGCAACCCGTCAGACTTTGTATTTGGAATTTATGAAAATGAAAAATAA
- the recO gene encoding DNA repair protein RecO, whose product MAIVTTKAIVLSSLKYSDSSLIVKCYTQEEGVKSYLIRGVLKAKKGGIKIAYFQPLTQLKIVANHNTKNTLNSIKEVQVSYHYTSIYNDIIKQSVVFFLSEILSNSIQEEEKNSSLFTYLETAFIWLDIHDNVANFHLLFLLNLTGFLGFYPDLSEKNKLGFNLLEGNFSDSVHEKNFISGNNFYQFKKLLGINFDSIEKVSFSKAERQQILQIIIRYFELHLDGFRNPKSLQVLEAVFS is encoded by the coding sequence ATGGCAATTGTAACTACAAAAGCAATTGTATTGAGTTCGCTAAAATATAGCGATTCTAGTTTAATTGTAAAATGTTACACCCAAGAAGAAGGAGTAAAATCTTACTTAATTAGAGGTGTTCTTAAAGCAAAAAAAGGAGGAATAAAAATTGCTTATTTTCAACCTTTAACACAATTAAAAATTGTTGCAAATCACAATACAAAGAATACTTTAAATTCAATAAAAGAGGTTCAAGTTTCTTACCATTATACATCTATTTATAATGATATTATAAAACAATCCGTTGTATTTTTTTTATCAGAAATTTTATCAAATTCTATTCAAGAAGAAGAAAAAAATAGCTCGTTATTTACTTATTTAGAAACGGCATTTATTTGGCTAGACATTCATGATAATGTAGCTAATTTTCATTTACTTTTTTTATTAAACTTAACAGGTTTTTTGGGGTTTTACCCAGATTTGTCAGAAAAGAATAAATTAGGATTTAATTTATTAGAAGGAAATTTTTCTGATTCAGTTCATGAAAAAAATTTTATTTCTGGTAACAATTTTTATCAATTTAAAAAGCTGTTAGGCATAAATTTTGATAGTATTGAAAAAGTGTCTTTTAGTAAGGCTGAAAGACAACAAATATTACAAATAATAATTAGATATTTTGAATTACATTTGGACGGTTTTAGAAACCCTAAATCGTTACAAGTTTTAGAAGCAGTTTTTAGTTGA
- a CDS encoding TonB-dependent receptor produces MREIYIAFVFLFSTSVFAQKVKVLDKSTGKIVRNVTVFNDLQTVNLTTNSSGIIDISYFKNDEIIVFSHISYAVLRIKSSTLKKSNFIVYLEKQSEQLDEIVLSVFKNAEKTNRIAEQIAVVSSKDIQNLSPQTSADLLASIPGIKVQKSQFGGGSPVIRGMESNRILLVVDGVRMNNAIYRKGHLQSSITVAPNMLDKTEVIFGPSSVIYGSDALGGVIHYYTKTPKLSEENEVKSQLFSRFSTVNQEITTNVSAELSFKNWASFTSVSYSDFGDLKAGKNRSHGFTDWGRVYNYSENSNGNYSESPTVNSDPDLLRNTGYNQTDVLQKFFIPLSKTTDLKINLQYSTSSDIPRFDRLTELKDTTLKFAEWSYGPQQRFLLSTQLFINPNKNWLDNGVLTVAYQDLKESRIQRKFGSLYRSYREENVNVFSVNGDFSVPLTSDKKRILSYGFELAYNDVSSNSFGKTLNISDGDINGFSGDFKVQSRYPDGGSDYLSSAVYIDYRQDINSKSTLNSGIRFTNTRLNAKWIDETFITLEDNDISANNSAVTATIGYVYRPGKNWQLNGVLSSGFRSPNIDDVGRVREKNGFVTIPNIYVKPEFAYNAEVGLQKYFNDRKFRFGANVFYTLVDNYIIRDNVYDSDGNKIFIEFDGEMGEAVSNQNRDSAYITGFTTSYLGKISNTWNTSGFITYTKGRTYDTEEPMSSIPPLFGQFDVNYKNNKIELGADIRFNSKKDIEDFNFREGIDNHDLTPVVDETATSNVDKYYGSPSWMTVGLNGRYTLNDNFSMQARLNNLLDEHYIEFASGVSAPGRNLSLSVVANF; encoded by the coding sequence ATGAGAGAGATATATATTGCATTCGTTTTTTTATTTAGTACTTCCGTTTTTGCTCAAAAAGTAAAGGTTTTAGACAAATCAACAGGAAAAATAGTTAGAAACGTTACCGTTTTTAATGATTTACAAACTGTAAATTTAACAACTAACAGTTCGGGAATAATAGATATTTCATATTTTAAAAATGATGAAATAATTGTCTTTTCTCACATTTCTTATGCTGTTTTAAGAATTAAGAGTTCAACTTTAAAAAAGAGTAATTTTATTGTTTATTTAGAAAAACAATCCGAGCAATTAGATGAAATAGTTTTATCAGTATTTAAAAATGCTGAAAAAACAAATAGAATTGCAGAGCAAATTGCTGTAGTATCTTCTAAAGATATTCAAAATTTATCTCCACAAACATCCGCAGATTTATTGGCTTCAATTCCTGGAATTAAAGTTCAGAAATCTCAATTTGGTGGTGGAAGTCCCGTAATTCGTGGAATGGAATCTAATAGAATTTTGCTTGTTGTAGATGGTGTTAGAATGAATAATGCTATTTATAGAAAAGGTCATTTACAAAGTTCTATAACTGTTGCGCCAAATATGTTAGATAAAACGGAAGTTATTTTTGGGCCTTCGTCTGTAATTTATGGTTCTGATGCTTTAGGAGGTGTAATTCATTATTATACAAAAACGCCTAAGCTATCTGAAGAAAATGAAGTTAAAAGTCAGCTTTTTTCTAGGTTTTCAACAGTAAATCAAGAAATAACAACGAACGTTTCAGCAGAATTAAGTTTTAAAAATTGGGCTTCTTTTACAAGTGTTTCTTATAGTGATTTTGGGGATTTAAAAGCAGGAAAAAATCGTTCACATGGTTTTACAGATTGGGGAAGAGTGTATAATTATTCAGAAAACAGTAATGGAAATTATAGTGAAAGTCCAACTGTAAATTCAGACCCAGACTTGTTAAGAAATACAGGATATAATCAAACGGATGTGTTACAAAAGTTTTTTATTCCGTTATCTAAAACTACCGATTTAAAAATAAATTTACAATATTCTACCTCTTCAGACATTCCAAGATTTGATCGTTTAACAGAGTTAAAAGACACTACATTAAAGTTTGCAGAATGGTCTTATGGACCACAGCAAAGGTTTTTATTATCTACTCAGTTATTTATAAATCCAAATAAAAACTGGCTTGATAATGGTGTTTTAACAGTTGCTTACCAAGATTTAAAAGAAAGTAGAATTCAAAGAAAATTTGGAAGCTTATACCGCTCTTATAGAGAAGAAAATGTAAATGTGTTTAGTGTAAATGGAGATTTTTCTGTGCCATTAACATCAGATAAAAAAAGAATACTTTCTTATGGTTTTGAACTAGCCTATAATGATGTTTCTTCTAATTCTTTTGGTAAAACATTAAATATTTCTGATGGAGATATTAATGGTTTTTCTGGAGATTTTAAGGTACAATCTCGTTACCCAGATGGGGGAAGTGATTATTTAAGTTCTGCTGTTTATATAGATTATAGGCAAGATATTAATAGTAAGTCTACTTTAAACTCTGGTATTAGATTTACAAATACACGATTGAATGCAAAATGGATTGATGAAACTTTTATTACGTTAGAAGACAATGATATAAGTGCAAATAATTCTGCCGTAACAGCAACAATTGGTTATGTATATAGACCCGGTAAAAACTGGCAATTAAACGGAGTTTTATCCTCAGGTTTTCGTTCTCCAAATATAGATGATGTTGGTAGGGTTCGTGAAAAAAACGGATTTGTAACCATACCAAATATATATGTAAAACCAGAATTTGCGTACAATGCAGAAGTGGGTCTTCAAAAGTATTTTAACGATAGAAAATTTCGTTTTGGAGCAAATGTTTTTTATACTTTAGTTGATAATTATATCATTAGAGACAATGTTTATGATTCTGACGGAAATAAAATTTTTATTGAATTCGATGGTGAAATGGGTGAAGCAGTTTCAAATCAAAATAGAGACAGCGCTTATATTACAGGTTTTACAACAAGTTATTTAGGAAAAATTTCTAATACTTGGAATACTTCAGGGTTTATTACTTATACCAAAGGGAGAACGTATGATACTGAAGAGCCAATGTCTTCAATTCCGCCGTTATTTGGTCAGTTTGATGTGAATTATAAAAATAATAAAATTGAATTAGGTGCAGATATAAGATTCAATAGTAAAAAAGATATTGAAGATTTTAATTTTAGAGAAGGAATAGATAATCATGATTTAACACCAGTTGTAGATGAAACTGCAACGAGTAATGTTGATAAGTATTATGGCTCTCCAAGTTGGATGACCGTTGGTTTAAATGGAAGGTATACTTTAAATGATAACTTTTCTATGCAAGCAAGATTAAATAATTTGCTTGACGAGCATTATATAGAATTTGCATCTGGAGTTTCTGCGCCAGGAAGAAATTTATCACTTTCCGTTGTTGCTAATTTTTAA
- a CDS encoding SdpI family protein: protein MSPIIYVLTTNGLLFLLSIIFWKFPSKKINNIYGYRTHKTMLNQNIWDFANTVFNKNLIIYAGISLIAGMFFVNFTNAELTWQPMVLVLLSVLVSIIKTERALSDNFTDEGKKKKKK from the coding sequence ATGAGTCCAATTATATATGTTTTAACAACAAACGGTTTGTTATTTTTATTGAGTATTATTTTTTGGAAATTTCCATCAAAAAAAATTAATAATATTTACGGGTATAGAACACATAAAACAATGTTAAATCAAAATATTTGGGATTTTGCAAATACTGTTTTCAATAAAAACTTAATTATTTACGCTGGTATTTCTCTTATTGCAGGAATGTTTTTTGTAAACTTTACAAATGCAGAATTAACATGGCAACCCATGGTTTTAGTGCTTTTATCTGTTTTAGTAAGTATTATAAAAACTGAAAGAGCTTTGTCTGATAATTTTACAGATGAAGGAAAAAAGAAGAAAAAGAAGTAA
- a CDS encoding acyl-CoA thioesterase II — protein MKNIKDLIALLNLEDLGENIFSGNSVTIGSPHVFGGQVLAQSINAAYKTIPENRFLNSLHSYFLEAGDLTIPIKYHVEVMRDGGSFSTRRVTAKQNDKTIFILAASFHKKEDGFEHQTTFDKDIKQPEELLSWQDMLEQFGDFLPKSLKHFLSIERPIEFKPLHVPNPLDPENLAAKEEIWFKLKGDVQKMDLQMKHQILTYISDYNVLNAAFNPNASQYNFGNTQTASLDHSMWFFRDFEFDDWMLFSAESPNAYGARGLSKGNIFTRDGKLVASFAQEGLLRPKKKK, from the coding sequence ATGAAAAATATTAAAGATTTAATAGCACTTCTAAATTTAGAAGATTTAGGAGAGAATATTTTTAGTGGAAATAGTGTTACTATTGGAAGTCCACATGTTTTTGGCGGACAAGTTTTAGCACAATCTATAAATGCAGCTTATAAAACAATACCAGAAAATCGTTTTTTAAACTCTTTACATTCTTATTTTTTAGAAGCTGGAGATTTAACAATTCCTATTAAATATCATGTTGAAGTAATGAGAGATGGAGGTAGTTTTTCTACAAGAAGAGTTACTGCAAAACAAAACGATAAAACTATTTTTATTTTAGCGGCTTCTTTTCATAAAAAAGAAGATGGTTTTGAGCATCAAACAACTTTTGATAAAGATATTAAACAACCAGAAGAATTACTAAGTTGGCAAGATATGCTTGAGCAATTTGGCGATTTTCTTCCTAAATCTTTAAAGCATTTTTTAAGCATAGAACGCCCTATTGAGTTTAAGCCTCTTCATGTTCCTAATCCTTTAGATCCAGAAAATTTAGCAGCAAAAGAGGAAATTTGGTTCAAATTAAAAGGTGATGTGCAAAAAATGGATTTACAAATGAAACATCAAATTCTAACTTATATTTCTGATTATAATGTATTAAACGCAGCATTTAATCCAAATGCTAGCCAGTACAATTTTGGCAATACTCAAACGGCAAGTTTAGATCATTCTATGTGGTTTTTTAGAGACTTCGAGTTTGATGATTGGATGTTGTTTTCAGCAGAATCACCAAATGCTTATGGTGCAAGAGGTCTATCAAAAGGGAATATTTTTACCAGAGATGGCAAACTCGTTGCTTCATTTGCACAAGAAGGATTATTAAGACCTAAAAAGAAAAAGTAG
- a CDS encoding GNAT family N-acetyltransferase, with product MSCCTNTNTALFFSSIDEISSEIWESLECSKNIYFDPNFLKSIEQNHSEILFSYIVLVDKNNSPTAFASIKIIDFHINAIKNELEFLKNIGRKLRVLPSKKPLKLLICGNSFVSGEHGVFIKKNEDKKAIIKELAESINHFVNSDKKLKKEIDAFLLKDFKNESLFITDVLTDFSYHPFLVEPNMELQIKEEWKTFDDYLASMKTKFRVKAKKAFKQSVNIRIEEVTLKNINEKLPQMTALYKRVALNAEFNLGDFNLESYKNLKENLGDKYILKSYWLDDKIVGFISGVINENSLDAHFVGIDYQLNREYAIYQRMLYDYIEIAIAKNLKTINFGRTASEIKSSVGAIPQDLTMYLRHKKRIKNKILKLFLQRIQPTKFQQKFPFKAS from the coding sequence TTGAGCTGTTGTACAAACACAAATACCGCACTTTTTTTCTCTTCTATAGATGAAATTTCCTCAGAAATTTGGGAATCTTTAGAATGCTCTAAAAACATTTATTTTGATCCAAATTTTTTAAAATCGATTGAACAAAACCATTCAGAAATCCTCTTTTCATACATTGTTTTAGTTGATAAAAACAATTCTCCGACTGCTTTTGCTAGCATAAAAATTATAGATTTTCATATAAACGCTATTAAAAACGAATTAGAGTTTTTAAAGAATATTGGAAGAAAGCTACGTGTACTTCCAAGTAAAAAACCTTTAAAATTACTTATTTGTGGCAACTCTTTTGTTAGTGGTGAACATGGTGTTTTTATTAAAAAAAATGAAGATAAAAAAGCCATCATAAAAGAACTTGCAGAAAGCATTAACCATTTTGTGAATTCTGATAAAAAACTAAAGAAAGAAATTGATGCCTTTTTACTTAAAGACTTTAAAAATGAATCGTTATTTATTACTGATGTTTTAACCGATTTTAGCTATCATCCTTTTTTAGTAGAACCTAATATGGAACTTCAAATTAAAGAAGAATGGAAGACTTTTGATGATTATTTAGCTTCTATGAAAACGAAGTTTAGAGTAAAAGCTAAAAAAGCATTTAAACAAAGTGTGAATATAAGAATTGAAGAAGTTACCCTTAAAAATATAAATGAAAAATTGCCACAAATGACTGCTTTATATAAAAGAGTAGCATTAAATGCCGAATTTAATTTGGGTGATTTTAATTTGGAAAGTTATAAAAATTTAAAAGAAAATTTAGGTGATAAATATATCTTAAAATCTTATTGGTTAGATGATAAAATTGTTGGTTTTATTTCTGGAGTTATTAATGAAAACTCATTAGATGCTCATTTTGTTGGCATAGATTATCAGCTAAACAGAGAATATGCAATTTACCAAAGAATGTTATATGATTATATTGAAATTGCCATTGCTAAAAACTTAAAAACCATTAATTTTGGAAGAACAGCAAGTGAAATTAAAAGCTCTGTTGGTGCAATTCCTCAAGATTTAACAATGTATCTTCGTCATAAAAAAAGGATAAAGAATAAAATTTTAAAACTATTTTTGCAGCGTATTCAACCAACAAAGTTTCAGCAAAAATTTCCTTTTAAAGCATCATAA
- a CDS encoding AraC family transcriptional regulator: MIIRFKSSKLESEEIVRSFNKDFEKSHLSEEEFTNFKKGVIGSVKEIHLNNAYMFFQDFDNETNENHTLEIVNDQPVFLLQFVISGNVSFSIKDEASTLYTLNQNKYNLFYIPASKCIYKYINHKKKVLNIFFTETYLIKKMGACFVINSKKYKQSKKENQIYSFFNNGLIINSQLLIIVNEFLNCTFNGITKQSYLESKLTELVLIALATNNLNLVTNKIREEDRENLIKTEQYIQANLKEELSIDKLSIMAGFNTSKFKSGFKEIYGLPVFKYITSLRIEKAIQLISNQNYTIAQASYEVGYKNPQHFTVAFKKKMGFLPSQLIK, from the coding sequence ATGATAATTCGATTTAAAAGTTCAAAATTAGAAAGTGAAGAAATCGTTCGGAGCTTTAATAAAGATTTTGAAAAATCTCATTTATCTGAAGAAGAATTTACCAATTTTAAAAAAGGAGTAATTGGCTCGGTTAAGGAAATACATCTAAACAATGCCTACATGTTTTTTCAAGATTTTGACAATGAAACAAATGAAAATCATACATTAGAAATAGTTAATGATCAACCTGTTTTTTTGCTTCAATTTGTTATTAGTGGAAATGTTTCTTTTTCTATTAAAGATGAAGCTAGTACGTTGTATACATTAAACCAAAACAAGTATAACTTATTTTATATTCCAGCTTCAAAATGTATATACAAGTACATAAATCATAAAAAAAAGGTTTTAAATATTTTTTTTACGGAAACTTATTTAATAAAAAAAATGGGAGCTTGTTTTGTAATAAATTCAAAAAAATACAAGCAATCAAAAAAAGAAAATCAGATTTATTCCTTTTTTAATAATGGTCTAATAATAAATAGTCAACTTTTAATTATTGTAAATGAATTTCTTAATTGCACTTTTAATGGTATTACAAAGCAATCTTATTTAGAATCTAAATTAACAGAGTTGGTTTTAATAGCATTGGCAACTAATAATTTAAATCTTGTAACTAATAAAATTAGAGAAGAAGATCGAGAAAATCTAATAAAAACAGAACAGTATATTCAAGCTAATTTAAAAGAAGAATTAAGTATAGACAAATTATCTATTATGGCTGGTTTTAATACCTCTAAATTTAAAAGTGGTTTTAAAGAAATTTATGGCCTACCAGTATTTAAATATATTACTTCTTTAAGAATTGAAAAAGCAATTCAACTAATTTCTAATCAAAATTACACCATTGCGCAAGCCTCATATGAGGTAGGTTATAAAAATCCTCAACATTTTACAGTTGCTTTTAAAAAGAAAATGGGCTTTTTACCTAGCCAATTAATTAAATAA
- a CDS encoding TonB-dependent receptor: MDIKLFFLTFVIALSTYSQESQHTVSGNVVDNFGNPLFGASVVLGNNLRTTITGEDGRYILKFIPNGNYLVKVSYLGFISRSREISLENTSNKKLTLNFTLTESVEGLKGVSIKTKTEKTKKETQGFAVNVIKTKDVSLRNIQTNELLNTTVGVKIRQNGGLGSDVNYSLNGLSGNAVRIFIDGIPISMYGSSYNLNSIPPSMIKNIEIYKGVVPGHLSDDALGGAINIVLNNDDKTNLNASISFGSFNTTQANVNGLYRLKKSGFTIKSAVFHNYSDNDYKVSGRSVVDTGLGGVQKPITAKRFNDAYKSTGVLFQTGYTDVKWANQFLIGLNASKDYKEVQHGAFMTITPYKGRFLKSDALLANIIYKKKNLFTNGLDVNINGLYGKRNRAVNDTLAAAYSWTGERAIDYKGDEYDYTWGSQQEGGPTLAKIKRNVASIRTGLSYAVNKQHKILANHVYSGVDREDSDVLVSVLENTFKGTRNIYKNIYSLTYEFTAFENRLRTSVFGKHYQQKTKSIDPEIKTDANGVKSIVDEVVSINIDQDGYGFAASYAITPVVTLLASAEKAVRLPDETEVFGNDGDNVVANPTINPEQSKNYNLGFRFGTFNIKNHDFSISTNVFTRNIKDRIGLPLETSFNVDDELIVYVNQGSGTSKGIDAQLSYTYNRNFGLNFNISRFDLKIINNNVEIDVPNTPFYTMNGSLRYSFKNLIQKESRLNIFYSMYFTDEFSYLVPQGSNTVGNDFFKIPQQLAQDFGLSYSFPNKKLVASFDIKNIFDKPVFDNLSVQKPGRAFYIKLNYTINKFN; the protein is encoded by the coding sequence GTGGATATTAAATTATTTTTTTTAACGTTTGTTATAGCGCTATCAACATATTCTCAAGAGAGTCAACATACAGTTTCAGGAAATGTAGTTGATAACTTTGGAAATCCATTATTTGGAGCTTCGGTAGTTCTTGGTAACAATTTACGAACTACAATTACAGGAGAAGATGGTAGATATATTCTTAAATTTATTCCAAATGGAAACTATTTAGTTAAAGTATCATATTTGGGTTTTATTTCAAGATCTAGAGAAATAAGTTTAGAAAATACAAGCAATAAAAAGCTAACCTTAAATTTTACATTAACGGAAAGTGTTGAGGGTTTAAAGGGAGTAAGTATTAAAACTAAAACAGAAAAAACTAAAAAAGAAACACAAGGCTTTGCAGTAAATGTTATTAAAACAAAAGATGTAAGTCTTAGAAACATACAAACTAACGAATTATTAAACACAACAGTTGGTGTAAAAATTCGTCAAAATGGTGGTTTGGGTTCCGATGTTAATTACAGTTTAAATGGTTTATCTGGCAATGCTGTAAGAATTTTTATAGACGGTATTCCTATTTCTATGTATGGATCTTCTTATAATTTAAACAGCATTCCTCCATCAATGATTAAGAACATTGAAATTTATAAAGGTGTTGTTCCTGGTCATTTGTCTGATGATGCTTTGGGAGGCGCAATTAACATTGTGCTTAATAATGATGATAAAACAAACTTAAATGCATCTATTTCTTTCGGGTCATTTAATACCACGCAAGCAAATGTTAATGGTTTGTATCGATTAAAAAAATCCGGATTTACTATAAAATCAGCTGTTTTTCATAATTATTCTGATAATGATTATAAAGTATCTGGAAGAAGTGTTGTAGATACTGGTTTAGGAGGTGTACAAAAACCAATTACAGCCAAAAGATTTAATGATGCCTACAAATCTACAGGAGTATTATTTCAAACTGGTTACACAGATGTAAAGTGGGCAAATCAATTTTTAATTGGCTTAAATGCTTCTAAAGATTATAAAGAAGTACAACATGGTGCTTTTATGACCATAACACCCTACAAAGGCAGGTTTTTAAAATCAGATGCCTTATTAGCAAATATAATATATAAAAAGAAAAACCTTTTTACTAATGGACTAGATGTTAATATAAACGGTTTATATGGTAAAAGAAACCGAGCTGTAAATGATACCCTTGCAGCAGCTTATAGTTGGACTGGAGAAAGAGCTATAGATTATAAAGGTGATGAATACGATTATACTTGGGGTTCCCAACAAGAAGGAGGCCCAACGTTAGCAAAAATTAAAAGAAATGTAGCATCTATAAGAACAGGACTTTCTTATGCTGTTAATAAGCAGCATAAAATTTTAGCAAATCATGTTTATAGTGGTGTAGATAGAGAAGATAGTGATGTTTTAGTTTCTGTATTAGAAAATACTTTTAAAGGTACTCGAAATATTTACAAAAACATATACTCTTTAACCTATGAGTTTACAGCTTTTGAAAATAGATTAAGAACAAGCGTATTTGGAAAACATTATCAACAAAAAACTAAAAGTATAGATCCAGAAATAAAAACGGACGCTAACGGAGTTAAAAGTATTGTAGACGAAGTTGTAAGTATCAATATAGACCAAGATGGCTATGGTTTTGCAGCTTCTTATGCAATTACACCAGTAGTTACTTTATTAGCTTCTGCAGAAAAAGCAGTGCGTTTACCAGATGAAACAGAAGTTTTTGGTAATGATGGAGATAATGTTGTAGCAAACCCAACTATAAATCCAGAACAAAGTAAAAACTATAATTTAGGTTTTAGATTTGGAACCTTCAATATAAAAAATCATGATTTTTCTATTTCTACAAATGTTTTTACTCGAAATATTAAAGATAGAATTGGCTTACCTCTAGAAACCTCTTTTAATGTTGATGATGAATTAATAGTATACGTAAATCAAGGAAGCGGTACTTCTAAAGGTATAGATGCACAATTAAGTTATACTTATAACAGAAATTTTGGTTTAAATTTTAATATATCTCGTTTCGATTTAAAAATTATAAATAATAATGTAGAAATAGATGTACCAAACACACCTTTTTATACAATGAACGGTAGTTTACGATACTCTTTTAAAAATTTAATTCAAAAAGAATCTAGATTAAACATTTTCTACTCTATGTATTTTACAGATGAGTTTTCTTACCTAGTACCTCAAGGATCCAATACAGTTGGTAATGATTTTTTTAAAATACCTCAACAACTAGCTCAAGATTTTGGTCTTAGTTATTCATTTCCAAACAAGAAACTAGTTGCTAGTTTCGATATTAAAAACATATTCGATAAACCTGTATTTGACAATTTATCTGTACAAAAACCAGGAAGAGCTTTTTACATAAAATTAAATTACACAATCAATAAATTTAACTAA